The stretch of DNA TGCCGTACCCTCCGCTTCCGtgctctcccctctttcttctgcgccggcgccgctTCCCATCTTGTCTCGGCCTCCGGCCCTGACGAGTCTCTTCATTAGCGCTTCCCCTGTGGCATCTCCCTCGCATCTGCCCGCAGGGAGGCGCGACTTGAAGGAATCTCCCAGCGATTTTTCGTCTCGAAGACCAGTCCCTGCAGAAGCGCCTGCTCCAGGCGATTTGTGGAACACGCCTCCTTCGACGCCACAAGGATCGAATGTGGCGTTGCTGGGCCACCGCACGCCTCTTCCGCAAGACAGGCCTCGCCGCCCCATGTGCTCAGGCACGCCCTTGACGCACTGCCAACCTCTTCAGTCCGTCTCGGGCGGTCCGGGCTCCGTGGCGGGACCGAGGCAGTCGAGAAGTCAACAGgctcgaggcgagacagacgacGAAGCCGAATGGACGCGGCTGCAAGCCCAGCTGGAGAAGTTGCGGCAACTGCGGCGGGCGGAGATGGAgaagcagctgcgtctcgAGGAGGAACAGGACGAGCGGGAACTGCTGGCGCAGCTGGAGTTGCGAAGGAAgcgcggggaagaagcgaccgGCCACACACCCGTGGAAGGTCGTCTCGCACGCGTTGTCACGCGCGAACAGGAGAGGGTGCGCGAGTCTCGACAGACTGGCGAAAACCAGAAACGCGTACTTCTAGAGGATCCAAAGCGACAGTTCTTGCACGTGGAAACTGAAGACGAAAGGGCGTCGTTTGTGCCAGGGCGGAACCAAACGGCGGTGTTTGGATCGGGGACACATCGACCTCCAGGGGACGAGCGAGAGCTTTGCCTGCCACCCCCCCCCTCGCCAGTCCAGACGCTTCGCGCTCCACAACGAGCGGACGACGTTTGCGCTTCGGCTCCACTCTCTGAAGGCGcccgcgaagaaaacgcaggcAAGTTCAGTTTCATGCCTGGCGCCGACgccgcagaggaaacagatacggaagcgaggcaaggccaagcgtctcttctttctcccacACGCGCAGCGGCTGCTTGTGAGCACGGCCGCGCAGAAGACAGACTGCCCTCGTTCGGGGGGATGCGGAGCTCAGATGACAGTTTCGATCCCGACGATGACGCACAAGAACGCGGTCGAGAGGCTGTGGACGAGTGCTCCGAGGAGAGTAGCTGCATGGGAGCGGCGCTTCAAACGCCGCagcgcgagacggaggaCCAGGGAAACGCCTCGCCCACGTCTCGCTCTGACCTCCCAGGCCCCGTTCCGTCCTTCCCGCTCCATGCGGGCAGAGACCAGCAGACTAGCCCATCTCATGTAGGCGAAGGACTCTTTCCCGTTCAGGAGAACGCGAGTCTCAGCTGGACAGAGGTGCCCTCCCCCAGCAGGGCGCGATACCTTGAGCTTGCCCAGCAAGACGGCGCGTTTTCAGCCTCCAGCGCAATGTCATCCAGCCTTCCTGGCCCGAATGGAGGGATCCAGTACAAAAAGAATAtgtcgctttcctcggcgGTTCTGACCTGTGAAGAGACAGTCAGACTCCCGCCATCTCCCCGTCCGTTAGGTGCCCTATTTTCAGGCGTGGGTGGCGCCGTCGTTGTCTCTCCCACGTCAGGCTCTGTTACACCGCTATCGAACAGCCCTTTGAatgcctcgccgcctctctcgttcccaGGAAGCTCCGACGCTCTCGTCCAGGTTCCGGCCTCGAGAACAGACCAGCCTCTCTACTACCACAATCTGTGTCCAGATTCTCAAGAGGATGTGCAGCCGGCGGCAGTGCGGTCTCACGAACAAACAGGAACCTTCAACCAGCGAAGCACTGCTTCTCTGCCAGCCAGCCATGGTGTATGGGTTGCCGACGAGAAGCATCCCAGGGACGCCGCTACCTGTGCGGCGGCACCGCGTCTTCGCTACGCAACTCAGGAGGCTGACCCTAGCCCTTCGCAGAGCTCTCATCTTAGCCGAGGCTGGGGGTCAACGTGCTTGGACGAATCGAGTCCAATCCTCTCCCTCGGAGCAAGTTCGCTGACCTGCGCTTCGCTGTGCTCACCTTCCCAGGTGCTCTTGAGCCCGCGATCGTCGACGCGGTCCAGCGGCTTTGACGCctgctcgccgtcttcccaTCCTTTGCcgacagaaacagacagcaTGGCGCCATCGGCTGTCACGCTCCGTCCGCAGGTTATCTCCCTTCCTCCAGCGGCGTGTAGCCGAACGGTATATTCCCCTTCCGGTTCATCGAAGGCACCCGAAAGTTCTCTATCGCATGCGCTCGTCACTGCAGCGCCAGGAGCTGCGTTTGAGCAGAAAACGCTTCCGGCCCAGGCGAGTGCGGCCGCTGGAGTCTTGCAGGCCTCGCATAAGTCTGGCGCATTCGCCCCCGGGAACACGGCAGGCTTGGGGACCGCAAGTGGCACCCAATGCCCGCGTTTGCCGAGTGCGTTCTACGTGAATTCGGATCGAGGGGCCGCCGCAGGCCGGCCGGTAGAGCACGAGAGAGCCGGGAATCTTCACCCTGGCGCATCGCATGGACCAAGACAGGAAACGGTCTCTCCAGGAGGCGTCCCACAAATGCAGAGCTACCCTGTGGGTCTGCCTGCAGGCGCAGCAGTCGCTCTCCACGGCGAACATGCGCAGGTACGCGCACCGTCGTCGGTGGCATGCTCTCAGGCGTCGGCGCAGTTCCAAATACCAAGCACCGCCGTGGCTAGCGGCTTTCAGAACCCCCCTGCTTTGCAGTCTTCTCGGTCTTATCATGATACGGTTAGCTCGATCCCCGGTGGGTACGCCCACGGCGACTCCTTGGCTTCTGGAGGCTTTGGGCAACCATACACGGCAGGCGACGAAACATTTTTTGCCAGCGCCGAGTCTCGCATGCTGCAAGCACATGTTCAGAAttccgccgccgccagcCACATGACCAGGTTTCCTCAAATGCCTCAACATCTCGGGCCGTTTGTTGCCGTCACATGTCCACACGAACCGATTCGACCGTTCAAACGGACTGTGAAGTGCCGGGCACGCAATCCGACTGAACCAATGACCCCTCGTGGAATCAGCGGTCCGTGCCCCGAATCCGCTTTTGCATGCGGGACGACGGCTACACTGGCGGAGACAGTTGTCCCAGATGCCTTCTTTTCAGACGAGCAGGCGGTGCCGCTCCACGCGACATATTCGGatctctctgttccgccACTAGGTTTCGGCGGGAAGCCGTCTGTCTATCGGAGTGAGATGCCTCAGGAGAACGGCCAGTCTTCGACTCCACGCAAGCGCTTTTTGGGCGGCACCACGCGGCTGTTCGGAGGGCTGAAGACCCACGGGCCCTCCCGTGCCTGCGCGGCCTCGGCCACGTTGTCGGACAAACACGCGAAGCCGACTTTGCGACCGTCCGCGGCtgctcttccgttttcccagATCGGCAGCATGAGCCGCTCTGCGAGTCTTCCACGTTTAGGCGAGTTCGCGGAGGCACCTTTTTCGAATGCGGGTTTCTCTTACGAGGCTGCCTCTCAACCGCTTCACAGCAGCCTTCCCGGACAGCATCTGGATGTGGTGTATGCCCCGCATGCCCAATGCGGGGTGGGACGCCTGCCTTTTGCGGCGCCCGCCCCGATTATGCTTCAGCCTGAGGAGCTGAGCGGAGGGCCGTGTTCGGGGAGAGACGGCTGCGAGTCGCCACGCGTCAAGAACTCTCGAGGGACTTGCCTGGCTGGGAGAGtggcggcagcggcgagagagaagttgCTGGACGTTGGCGAGAAGTTTGTCGACGAGGTTGGAAGCGCCGCTGCCAAGGGCGGCTCGATGGTTAAGCAGATCGCTACACTGCTGCAGAAGGGGTTGGACACTCTGGTGGAC from Neospora caninum Liverpool complete genome, chromosome XI encodes:
- a CDS encoding putative platelet binding protein GspB, with the protein product MDPESVDCLAAHGALPDSVEPQVDTFPKESAVARGVYDPDGDLLSEDELEAGSFFNFTCDSPPEAEYVCGVTVGAASSAAVYSESYPANRQAFSPSRAVHLQANVLTPPYLAAASETPDHSHVSSSTAKGDTEGPAGQADADIRAPSASTEDQPSNTLCTEEGVFDASSDASERCARGSELAGVSEDEDACVSPRSVVESPVAASGKNVKLGCVSQLNVYGSDEDGTDSESNASGKTRMLRTESPEAIPAETENHDALLEASHLEFGQEECEEGKGCISEQLLGPGGEHQESDSSAPQDQAVFPGQTSLFLTSYVSESALQEPCGDASGPWQSYASAPVSPSSTQLCSSEPSLLFPEQTRNCISQSAPTFPIGDAKERPRFECPPSAETLEEACNTGKSRELSVIPPTFHCDSSDSPFAASSADDTPADMPRSLPMSSSPSSFGSSARSCASRAVPSASVLSPLSSAPAPLPILSRPPALTSLFISASPVASPSHLPAGRRDLKESPSDFSSRRPVPAEAPAPGDLWNTPPSTPQGSNVALLGHRTPLPQDRPRRPMCSGTPLTHCQPLQSVSGGPGSVAGPRQSRSQQARGETDDEAEWTRLQAQLEKLRQLRRAEMEKQLRLEEEQDERELLAQLELRRKRGEEATGHTPVEGRLARVVTREQERVRESRQTGENQKRVLLEDPKRQFLHVETEDERASFVPGRNQTAVFGSGTHRPPGDERELCLPPPPSPVQTLRAPQRADDVCASAPLSEGAREENAGKFSFMPGADAAEETDTEARQGQASLLSPTRAAAACEHGRAEDRLPSFGGMRSSDDSFDPDDDAQERGREAVDECSEESSCMGAALQTPQRETEDQGNASPTSRSDLPGPVPSFPLHAGRDQQTSPSHVGEGLFPVQENASLSWTEVPSPSRARYLELAQQDGAFSASSAMSSSLPGPNGGIQYKKNMSLSSAVLTCEETVRLPPSPRPLGALFSGVGGAVVVSPTSGSVTPLSNSPLNASPPLSFPGSSDALVQVPASRTDQPLYYHNLCPDSQEDVQPAAVRSHEQTGTFNQRSTASLPASHGVWVADEKHPRDAATCAAAPRLRYATQEADPSPSQSSHLSRGWGSTCLDESSPILSLGASSLTCASLCSPSQVLLSPRSSTRSSGFDACSPSSHPLPTETDSMAPSAVTLRPQVISLPPAACSRTVYSPSGSSKAPESSLSHALVTAAPGAAFEQKTLPAQASAAAGVLQASHKSGAFAPGNTAGLGTASGTQCPRLPSAFYVNSDRGAAAGRPVEHERAGNLHPGASHGPRQETVSPGGVPQMQSYPVGLPAGAAVALHGEHAQVRAPSSVACSQASAQFQIPSTAVASGFQNPPALQSSRSYHDTVSSIPGGYAHGDSLASGGFGQPYTAGDETFFASAESRMLQAHVQNSAAASHMTRFPQMPQHLGPFVAVTCPHEPIRPFKRTVKCRARNPTEPMTPRGISGPCPESAFACGTTATLAETVVPDAFFSDEQAVPLHATYSDLSVPPLGFGGKPSVYRSEMPQENGQSSTPRKRFLGGTTRLFGGLKTHGPSRACAASATLSDKHAKPTLRPSAAALPFSQIGSMSRSASLPRLGEFAEAPFSNAGFSYEAASQPLHSSLPGQHLDVVYAPHAQCGVGRLPFAAPAPIMLQPEELSGGPCSGRDGCESPRVKNSRGTCLAGRVAAAAREKLLDVGEKFVDEVGSAAAKGGSMVKQIATLLQKGLDTLVDGDALPPPRLPGGDRPHMEKPDVGTRSFDGDSTYMSALHAARRQEFLCHTRDRPPMEVGGDERRGLLRSSAWFNVASTDGGEERTACHDGSFSHDFAEAHTMPRQVGMERGDGHCERSAFGVSATVSGALEVALPTTTTVRRPLPSIALSGMKNSSSGSSEPNGHQANPSVLSRENTRPGRPFPRWENGDGQHWVASDSRDHPGKGRLARDVDNLSEPRDRPPFAASLACGFDCSSVKGTQSAHAAPCPPSSQALPQLSQALSPGPPASFVRVVSGGDALSEVGSTVARESESFYASSSPIVASDRARLPAHDNVGGFVTSHGQSFRTPDTYSGMQSPAQTVMSPRTSFYRQEASLVHPASPSRLSRQGHASVPSCPQSGTGRFPSTFLPSFHEAHRGEAGGVRVQESKGNLGIRPPSFNGYEVVRGRSLPAVDGIEQTEALRQKYEACDSIVGRWKDRYKAARGL